A single region of the Syngnathus acus chromosome 6, fSynAcu1.2, whole genome shotgun sequence genome encodes:
- the best1 gene encoding bestrophin-2, producing MTVTYSRRVADAGLGTFFHLLLRWKGSIYKLLYRELIIFTLLYCFFSIGYRFVLNVEQKRQFEKLSIYCDRYAELIPVSFVLGFYVTLVVSRWWGQFENVPWPDRLASLVGGHVRGADEAARLTRRTLVRYANLSGVLIYRSVSTAVYKRFPTMEHLVQAGLMTSEELRHLEDLPSPHNKFWVPCMWFVSLALRARTEGRINNDVALTAILTELNSLRAKCMKLYGYDWISLPLVYTQVATVAVYSFFLACLIGRQFLDPAQGYPGHDLDFYLPVFTLLQFFFYVGWLKVAEQLINPFGEDDDDFETNWLVDRNLQVSLVSVDEMYDSLPLVEKDMYWNESEPRPPYTTASADHCKPSFMGSALDISVPKEEMEFQSNLEQIKENEEANYSTPLLGGLGRFLGVQSPSFPRSSRVSLLRRRPGAPLSRFPLYLHPEAQSVTNQARQPLNADRDQDYVFSGMPLYERAGFYSCPQTPIHCVPPAMPRLRPARRPLNEWDQSCSSLAPQTVGSQLLPPDTPSHNPPPSSAFPWLSEDGGTSAAPAFSFPDPPPELCPISKLRRGHGLLSRRPPLPCLTLETLPSADSQAGPQSARTTGSGGERVFSFTPPYRHGPANPNNPNSSSSSINVTSSTGAGTTGNLLNTNNLSSFGNFAANVKASNGGLNTVTAPSSMPSQQEANQQNSPNDSGISLAEGDLLGVLVDGGGNKAATSRKQD from the exons ATGACAGTGACCTACTCTCGCAGAGTGGCTGACGCAGGCCTCGGCACTTTCTTCCACCTGTTACTGCGCTGGAAAGGCAGCATCTATAAGCTCCTCTACAGGGAGCTCATCATCTTCACCTTGCTCTACTGCTTCTTCAGCATCGGTTATAG GTTTGTGTTAAATGTTGAGCAGAAGAGGCAGTTTGAGAAGCTGTCCATATACTGTGACCGCTACGCAGAGCTCATCCCAGTGTCCTTTGTTCTCG GTTTCTATGTGACCTTGGTGGTGTCCCGCTGGTGGGGTCAGTTTGAAAACGTCCCCTGGCCGGACCGCCTGGCATCACTGGTGGGAGGTCACGTGCGCGGAGCAGACGAGGCCGCCAGGTTGACCCGGCGCACTCTGGTGCGGTACGCCAATCTCTCCGGGGTGCTCATCTACCGTTCGGTCAGCACGGCCGTCTACAAGAGGTTCCCCACCATGGAGCACTTGGTGCAAGCAG GTTTGATGACATCAGAGGAACTGAGGCATCTGGAGGACTTGCCCTCCCCCCATAACAAGTTCTGGGTTCCCTGCATGTGGTTTGTGAGTCTGGCTTTGCGTGCCCGGACTGAGGGTCGCATCAACAACGACGTGGCTCTCACAGCCATCCTCACT GAGTTGAACAGTTTACGTGCAAAGTGCATGAAGCTGTACGGATATGATTGGATCAGCCTGCCTCTCGTGTATACTCAG GTGGCAACGGTGGCAGTCTACAGCTTCTTCCTAGCTTGTCTGATTGGTCGTCAGTTCTTGGACCCGGCCCAAGGCTATCCCGGTCACGACCTGGACTTCTATTTGCCCGTTTTCACGCTGCTGCAGTTTTTCTTCTATGTTGGCTGGTTGAAG GTGGCAGAGCAACTCATCAATCCTTTTGGCGAAGACGATGACGACTTTGAGACGAACTGGCTCGTCGATCGCAATTTACAG GTATCTTTGGTGTCTGTGGATGAGATGTACGACAGTCTCCCTCTAGTTGAGAAGGACATGTACTGGAATGAGTCCGAGCCTCGCCCTCCCTACACTACTGCCAGCGCAGATCACTGCAAACCGTCATTCATGGGTTCGGCTTTGGATATTAG TGTTCCTAAAGAGGAAATGGAGTTTCAGTCCAACTTGGAGCAGATTAAAGAAAACGAGGAAGCCAACTACTCCACTCCGCTGTTGGGAGGTTTGGGTCGCTTCCTGGGTGTCCAGTCCCCCAGCTTCCCTCGCTCTTCTCGGGTCTCCCTGCTCCGGCGCCGTCCCGGAGCCCCATTGAGTCGATTCCCCCTGTACTTACACCCAGAAGCTCAGTCGGTCACTAACCAAGCCCGCCAGCCCTTAAATGCAGATCGAGATCAGGATTATGTCTTCTCCGGGATGCCCTTATATGAGAGAGCAGGCTTCTACAGTTGCCCCCAGACGCCAATCCACTGCGTTCCCCCAGCAATGCCCCGACTTCGACCTGCCCGGCGACCTCTGAATGAATGGGATCAGAGCTGCAGCTCCCTCGCTCCTCAGACGGTCGGCTCACAGCTTCTACCCCCCGACACCCCCAGTCACAATCCGCCACCATCGTCGGCTTTCCCCTGGCTGAGCGAGGACGGCGGAACGTCCGCCGCCCCGGCCTTCTCCTTCCCCGACCCTCCGCCCGAGCTTTGTCCCATATCCAAACTCCGACGTGGACACGGCCTGCTGTCTCGCCGGCCTCCTCTTCCGTGCCTGACACTGGAAACTTTGCCGTCCGCCGACAGCCAGGCGGGACCCCAGAGCGCTAGAACGACAGGAAGCGGGGGAGAAAGGGTGTTCTCGTTCACCCCTCCCTATCGTCATGGAccggcaaatccaaataatcCTAACAGTAGCTCAAGCAGTATTAATGTGACAAGCAGCACCGGCGCTGGCACGACAGGAAATCTTCTCAACACCAACAATCTTAGCAGCTTTGGTAACTTTGCGGCCAATGTTAAGGCCAGCAACGGCGGGCTCAATACAGTGACGGCACCCAGCTCGATGCCTTCGCAGCAAGAAGCCAATCAGCAAAATTCCCCTAATGATTCTGGAATCTCATTGGCCGAAGGAGACTTGCTGGGCGTGCTCGTAGATGGCGGCGGAAACAAAGCAGCAACGAGCAGGAAGCAGGACTAA
- the epx gene encoding eosinophil peroxidase isoform X1, with amino-acid sequence METLQGMIIILLLALPQRALLFKNTSVHAGSVFVKEALRKAIELTDGAYAQTRERSATSMAIFPIFSHFNNMPSFRVKKSLSEGSLRPTDLLVHFKQTQSTSRTHVRAGELLDNTVELIREMVYTRSTKLELTDGSLELLGEADVENLLQATGCLAQRRTSGCPTGCVAERYRSITAHCNNREHPRWGSANIPYSRWLPPEYEDSWGTPRGWDSDHTYHNFSLPPVRLVSQEVLFTHNDNISLDSTLSHLLVEWGQWIDHDLVLTPQSPSTVAFRTGADCTRTCSRDSPCFPIEIPPSDPRYGLQSCMPFLRSAPSCLDGAGRPLHREQLNAITSFVDASMVYGSSDSQALELRDRSSLLGLMACNSQHSDGELAYLPFLPRPQDHLDPCGPREGSRQRDNATSCFQAGDSRANEHLGMVVLHTLFLREHNRLVKELHDLNPHWSPNTLYQEARKIIGAIHQILTWEHYLPRVLGETAMSKQMPPYQAYDPNVDPSIANVFATAAFRFAHVTVQPIVTRLGPGYAANSQHPSLPLHHSLFASWRVVQEGGIDPVLRGLLLSPAKLQTPGQMMVEELTERLFQAQGGLPLDLGALNLQRGRDHGLPGYSSWRRFCGLSVPNTKSELADILDSPTLAHKFQQLYGTPHNIDVWVGAISEPALPGGRVGPLLSCLLARQFRTLRDGDRFWWERKGVFTSTQRTHLHAVSLSRIICDNSHITHVPEDPFSRTENPDALLACSSPLIPKLDLSPWKEPHSDPKCGPVPRIQSGYSLLCDAVIQYKCQAGFKLQGSSSISCDAQSQQWSSPPPTCHDINECEQPIAVCPQNMECLNLPGSFSCSEFSSPSPVSIATAAIVVLGGVGGMLILLYCFRRRVATLKCNLSFIHLRNK; translated from the exons ATGGAGACTTTACAAGGG ATGATCATCATCCTCCTCTTGGCCCTCCCACAACGAGCGCTGTTGTTTAAAAACACCTCAG TACATGCGGGCTCTGTATTTGTGAAAGAGGCTCTTCGCAAGGCCATCGAGCTGACTGACGGCGCCTACGCTCAGACAAGAGAACGGTCCGCAACATCCATGGCAATATTTCCCATCTTCAGTCATTTTAACAACATGCCATCGTTTAGGGTGAAGAAGTCTCTATCCGAAGGCTCCCTGAGACCAACTGATCTGCTGGTTCACTTCAAGCAGACTCAAAGCACAAGCAGGACTCACGTTCGGGCTGGCGAGCTGCTGGATAACACGGTGGAACTGATCCGAGAAATGGTCTACACGCGCAGTACAAAGTTGGAACTAACGGACGGTTCATTAG AGCTGCTGGGTGAAGCAGATGTTGAAAATCTACTTCAAGCCACTGGTTGCTTGGCTCAACGACGCACATCCGGATGTCCGACTGGCTGTGTGGCAGAACGTTACCGATCCATCACTGCCCACTGCAACAACAG AGAACATCCCAGATGGGGCTCTGCAAACATTCCCTACTCTCGCTGGTTGCCTCCAGAATATGAAGACTCATGGGGGACACCAAGAGGCTGGGATTCAGACCACACCTACCATAACTTTAGCCTGCCGCCA GTCCGACTGGTGTCTCAGGAGGTTCTCTTCACTCACAATGACAACATCTCTCTGGACTCCACTTTGTCCCACCTGCTGGTCGAGTGGGGACAGTGGATTGACCACGACTTGGTGCTGACCCCCCAGAGCCCCAGCACGGTGGCTTTTCGGACGGGGGCGGACTGCACCCGGACCTGTAGCCGGGATTCGCCATGCTTCCCCATCGAG ATTCCACCATCTGATCCACGGTATGGCCTTCAGAGTTGCATGCCCTTTTTGCGCTCTGCTCCAAGCTGTTTGGATGGAGCTGGGCGCCCGTTGCACCGTGAGCAGCTCAACGCCATCACCTCTTTTGTGGACGCCAGCATGGTGTACGGGAGCTCCGATAGCCAAGCTCTGGAGCTACGCGACCGCTCCTCGCTGCTCGGCTTGATGGCTTGTAACTCGCAGCACTCGGACGGGGAGCTGGCCTACCTGCCCTTCTTGCCTCGTCCGCAGGATCACTTGGATCCCTGTGGCCCGAGAGAAGGCTCCAGACAACGGGACAATGCCACGTCCTGCTTCCAAGCTG GTGATTCAAGAGCCAATGAGCATCTCGGCATGGTGGTCCTACACACGCTCTTCCTGCGAGAACATAACCGTCTGGTCAAAGAGCTTCATGACCTAAACCCCCACTGGAGTCCCAACACCCTCTACCAGGAGGCCCGGAAGATCATAGGAGCCATCCACCAG ATCCTAACGTGGGAGCACTACCTTCCTCGAGTCCTCGGAGAGACGGCCATGTCCAAGCAGATGCCTCCCTACCAGGCTTATGACCCTAACGTGGATCCCAGCATCGCCAACGTCTTTGCCACAGCCGCTTTTCGTTTTGCTCACGTCACTGTGCAGCCCATCGTGACCAGGCTCGGGCCAGGGTACGCCGCAAACTCCCAGCATCCCTCGCTCCCTCTGCATCATTCTTTGTTCGCCTCGTGGAGGGTCGTCCAGGAGG GCGGTATCGACCCAGTACTACGTGGCCTCTTGCTGTCTCCTGCTAAGCTCCAGACTCCTGGTCAGATGATGGTGGAGGAACTGACAGAGCGTCTTTTTCAGGCGCAAGGTGGATTGCCACTGGACCTCGGGGCTCTCAACCTTCAACGGGGCCGGGACCACGGCCTGCCAG GATACAGCTCATGGCGAAGGTTCTGCGGTCTCTCGGTTCCCAACACAAAATCCGAGCTGGCAGACATCCTAGATAGCCCAACATTAGCTCATAAATTCCAGCAACTGTATGGCACGCCGCACAACATCGATGTGTGGGTAGGGGCCATTTCTGAACCGGCTCTACCCGGAGGCAGAGTGGGACCACTCTTGTCCTGCCTGCTGGCCCGACAATTCAGAACCCTGCGAGACGGTGACAG GTTTTGGTGGGAGAGGAAGGGCGTGTTCACCAGCACGCAGAGGACACACCTCCACGCCGTCTCTCTGTCCCGAATCATTTGTGACAACAGCCACATCACCCATGTGCCCGAAGACCCCTTCTCACGCACAGAGAACCCAGACGCCCTGCTGGCTTGCTCCAGCCCACTCATCCCTAAACTCGACCTCAGCCCATGGAAAGAACCCCACTCCG ATCCCAAGTGCGGTCCCGTACCCAGAATCCAGTCTGGCTACTCCTTGCTTTGCGACGCTGTGATCCAGTATAAGTGTCAAGCTGGTTTCAAGCTACAAGGTTCTTCATCTATCAGCTGTGATGCACAAAGTCAACAGTGGAGCTCCCCACCTCCAACATGCCACG ACATTAACGAGTGTGAGCAACCAATTGCTGTTTGCCCACAAAATATGGAATGTCTCAACCTGCCAggttctttttcttgctcag AGTTCTCCTCGCCGTCCCCCGTCTCGATTGCAACGGCAGCCATTGTGGTGCTCGGTGGGGTTGGCGGGATGTTGATTCTCCTTTACTGTTTTCGGAGGCGAGTCGCAACACTGAAATGTAActtgtcattcattcatcttcggAACAAATAA
- the epx gene encoding eosinophil peroxidase isoform X2, which translates to METLQGMIIILLLALPQRALLFKNTSVHAGSVFVKEALRKAIELTDGAYAQTRERVKKSLSEGSLRPTDLLVHFKQTQSTSRTHVRAGELLDNTVELIREMVYTRSTKLELTDGSLELLGEADVENLLQATGCLAQRRTSGCPTGCVAERYRSITAHCNNREHPRWGSANIPYSRWLPPEYEDSWGTPRGWDSDHTYHNFSLPPVRLVSQEVLFTHNDNISLDSTLSHLLVEWGQWIDHDLVLTPQSPSTVAFRTGADCTRTCSRDSPCFPIEIPPSDPRYGLQSCMPFLRSAPSCLDGAGRPLHREQLNAITSFVDASMVYGSSDSQALELRDRSSLLGLMACNSQHSDGELAYLPFLPRPQDHLDPCGPREGSRQRDNATSCFQAGDSRANEHLGMVVLHTLFLREHNRLVKELHDLNPHWSPNTLYQEARKIIGAIHQILTWEHYLPRVLGETAMSKQMPPYQAYDPNVDPSIANVFATAAFRFAHVTVQPIVTRLGPGYAANSQHPSLPLHHSLFASWRVVQEGGIDPVLRGLLLSPAKLQTPGQMMVEELTERLFQAQGGLPLDLGALNLQRGRDHGLPGYSSWRRFCGLSVPNTKSELADILDSPTLAHKFQQLYGTPHNIDVWVGAISEPALPGGRVGPLLSCLLARQFRTLRDGDRFWWERKGVFTSTQRTHLHAVSLSRIICDNSHITHVPEDPFSRTENPDALLACSSPLIPKLDLSPWKEPHSDPKCGPVPRIQSGYSLLCDAVIQYKCQAGFKLQGSSSISCDAQSQQWSSPPPTCHDINECEQPIAVCPQNMECLNLPGSFSCSEFSSPSPVSIATAAIVVLGGVGGMLILLYCFRRRVATLKCNLSFIHLRNK; encoded by the exons ATGGAGACTTTACAAGGG ATGATCATCATCCTCCTCTTGGCCCTCCCACAACGAGCGCTGTTGTTTAAAAACACCTCAG TACATGCGGGCTCTGTATTTGTGAAAGAGGCTCTTCGCAAGGCCATCGAGCTGACTGACGGCGCCTACGCTCAGACAAGAGAACG GGTGAAGAAGTCTCTATCCGAAGGCTCCCTGAGACCAACTGATCTGCTGGTTCACTTCAAGCAGACTCAAAGCACAAGCAGGACTCACGTTCGGGCTGGCGAGCTGCTGGATAACACGGTGGAACTGATCCGAGAAATGGTCTACACGCGCAGTACAAAGTTGGAACTAACGGACGGTTCATTAG AGCTGCTGGGTGAAGCAGATGTTGAAAATCTACTTCAAGCCACTGGTTGCTTGGCTCAACGACGCACATCCGGATGTCCGACTGGCTGTGTGGCAGAACGTTACCGATCCATCACTGCCCACTGCAACAACAG AGAACATCCCAGATGGGGCTCTGCAAACATTCCCTACTCTCGCTGGTTGCCTCCAGAATATGAAGACTCATGGGGGACACCAAGAGGCTGGGATTCAGACCACACCTACCATAACTTTAGCCTGCCGCCA GTCCGACTGGTGTCTCAGGAGGTTCTCTTCACTCACAATGACAACATCTCTCTGGACTCCACTTTGTCCCACCTGCTGGTCGAGTGGGGACAGTGGATTGACCACGACTTGGTGCTGACCCCCCAGAGCCCCAGCACGGTGGCTTTTCGGACGGGGGCGGACTGCACCCGGACCTGTAGCCGGGATTCGCCATGCTTCCCCATCGAG ATTCCACCATCTGATCCACGGTATGGCCTTCAGAGTTGCATGCCCTTTTTGCGCTCTGCTCCAAGCTGTTTGGATGGAGCTGGGCGCCCGTTGCACCGTGAGCAGCTCAACGCCATCACCTCTTTTGTGGACGCCAGCATGGTGTACGGGAGCTCCGATAGCCAAGCTCTGGAGCTACGCGACCGCTCCTCGCTGCTCGGCTTGATGGCTTGTAACTCGCAGCACTCGGACGGGGAGCTGGCCTACCTGCCCTTCTTGCCTCGTCCGCAGGATCACTTGGATCCCTGTGGCCCGAGAGAAGGCTCCAGACAACGGGACAATGCCACGTCCTGCTTCCAAGCTG GTGATTCAAGAGCCAATGAGCATCTCGGCATGGTGGTCCTACACACGCTCTTCCTGCGAGAACATAACCGTCTGGTCAAAGAGCTTCATGACCTAAACCCCCACTGGAGTCCCAACACCCTCTACCAGGAGGCCCGGAAGATCATAGGAGCCATCCACCAG ATCCTAACGTGGGAGCACTACCTTCCTCGAGTCCTCGGAGAGACGGCCATGTCCAAGCAGATGCCTCCCTACCAGGCTTATGACCCTAACGTGGATCCCAGCATCGCCAACGTCTTTGCCACAGCCGCTTTTCGTTTTGCTCACGTCACTGTGCAGCCCATCGTGACCAGGCTCGGGCCAGGGTACGCCGCAAACTCCCAGCATCCCTCGCTCCCTCTGCATCATTCTTTGTTCGCCTCGTGGAGGGTCGTCCAGGAGG GCGGTATCGACCCAGTACTACGTGGCCTCTTGCTGTCTCCTGCTAAGCTCCAGACTCCTGGTCAGATGATGGTGGAGGAACTGACAGAGCGTCTTTTTCAGGCGCAAGGTGGATTGCCACTGGACCTCGGGGCTCTCAACCTTCAACGGGGCCGGGACCACGGCCTGCCAG GATACAGCTCATGGCGAAGGTTCTGCGGTCTCTCGGTTCCCAACACAAAATCCGAGCTGGCAGACATCCTAGATAGCCCAACATTAGCTCATAAATTCCAGCAACTGTATGGCACGCCGCACAACATCGATGTGTGGGTAGGGGCCATTTCTGAACCGGCTCTACCCGGAGGCAGAGTGGGACCACTCTTGTCCTGCCTGCTGGCCCGACAATTCAGAACCCTGCGAGACGGTGACAG GTTTTGGTGGGAGAGGAAGGGCGTGTTCACCAGCACGCAGAGGACACACCTCCACGCCGTCTCTCTGTCCCGAATCATTTGTGACAACAGCCACATCACCCATGTGCCCGAAGACCCCTTCTCACGCACAGAGAACCCAGACGCCCTGCTGGCTTGCTCCAGCCCACTCATCCCTAAACTCGACCTCAGCCCATGGAAAGAACCCCACTCCG ATCCCAAGTGCGGTCCCGTACCCAGAATCCAGTCTGGCTACTCCTTGCTTTGCGACGCTGTGATCCAGTATAAGTGTCAAGCTGGTTTCAAGCTACAAGGTTCTTCATCTATCAGCTGTGATGCACAAAGTCAACAGTGGAGCTCCCCACCTCCAACATGCCACG ACATTAACGAGTGTGAGCAACCAATTGCTGTTTGCCCACAAAATATGGAATGTCTCAACCTGCCAggttctttttcttgctcag AGTTCTCCTCGCCGTCCCCCGTCTCGATTGCAACGGCAGCCATTGTGGTGCTCGGTGGGGTTGGCGGGATGTTGATTCTCCTTTACTGTTTTCGGAGGCGAGTCGCAACACTGAAATGTAActtgtcattcattcatcttcggAACAAATAA
- the rab3il1 gene encoding guanine nucleotide exchange factor for Rab-3A isoform X1, giving the protein MDAFEGIHSVRISPSPPPSGRAYEVLKAGRSGIAVYSSAVFFGTPSEAEEKGCVVGRLVDLDPEPDPRLEGRGQVGPTLDIDHDVQSRLRSSSLEMREKEIREKGSEILSEQLDAAKKELKLKDKECERLSQVRIQLEQELEELTASLFEEAHRMVREANVKQAGAEKQLKEAQGKIDVLQAEVTVLKSLVLTSTPSAPNRQLHPQLQLSIGGNNRNKSMSGGFPSPPGKPEPPSLPVQPVVKEDREMDSVLYAEFLMWKEHPSLDRSSALMSRIYREDIGPCLSFTRSELSQLVQSAVENNSLTIEPVAMSALPIVKASAIECGGPNYFRAAVETKCALSGVSRQCRHRIKLGDKGNYYYISPSSRARITAVCNFSTYIRYIQQGLVRHNAEQMFWEVMRLRREMSVAKLGFFLTEQS; this is encoded by the exons ATGGATGCTTTCGAGGGAATTCACAGTGTTCGGATTTCCCCCTCTCCGCCGCCGTCCGGTCGAGCCTATGAAGTCCTGAAGGCAGGGAGGTCGGGAATAGCAGTGTATTCCTCTGCTGTGTTCTTTGGGACGCCATCCGAGGCTGAGGAGAAGGGCTGTGTGGTAGGAAG GTTGGTAGATCTGGATCCCGAGCCAGATCCCAGATTGGAGGGAAGAGGCCAGGTTGGGCCCACACTGGATATAGACCATGACGTCCAGTCCCGCCTGCGCAGCTCCTCCTTGGAAATGCGAGAGAAAGAAATTCGCGAAAAAGGCTCGGAGATCCTCAGCGAACAGTTAGATGCTGCAAAGAAG GAACTCAAACTAAAAGATAAAGAATGTGAGCGTCTGTCACAGGTCAGGATTCAGTTGGAGCAAGAACTAGAGGAGCTCACCGCCAGTTTATTTGAG GAGGCTCACAGGATGGTACGCGAGGCAAACGTCAAACAAGCAGGAGCAGAGAAACAACTGAAGGAGGCTCAGGGAAAG ATTGACGTCCTTCAAGCTGAAGTGACGGTGCTCAAGTCTCTGGTGTTGACCTCCACTCCATCCGCGCCCAACCGCCAACTGCATCCTCAGCTGCAGCTCTCCATCGGCGGAAACAATCGCAACAAGAGTATGAGCGGCGGATTCCCGTCCCCACCTGGCAAACCGGAACCTccgtcacttcccgttcagCCCGTGGTCAAAGAGGACCGAGAG ATGGACTCGGTCCTATACGCAGAGTTCCTCATGTGGAAAGAGCATCCGAGTCTAGATCGCTCATCTGCGCTCATGAGTCGCATCTACAGAGAAGACATCGGGCCCTGTCTCTCTTTTACGCGATCTGAG CTGTCCCAGCTGGTGCAGAGCGCCGTCGAAAACAACTCTCTGACTATCGAACCCGTGGCCATGTCAGCGTTACCGATAGTTAAAGCCTCGGCCATCGAATGTGGAGGACCTAA TTACTTTAGGGCAGCAGTGGAGAC AAAATGTGCGCTAAGCGGCGTGTCGAGACAGTGCAGACATCGCATTAAACTCGGCGATAAGGGCAACTACTACTATATTTCCCCCTCCAGCCGAGCACGG ATCACGGCCGTGTGCAACTTTTCTACATATATCCGCTACATCCAGCAAGGCTTGGTCAGGCATAATG CCGAGCAGATGTTCTGGGAGGTGATGCGACTACGAAGGGAAATGAGTGTGGCCAAGTTGGGTTTTTTCCTCACAGAGCAGAGTTAG
- the rab3il1 gene encoding guanine nucleotide exchange factor for Rab-3A isoform X2, producing the protein MDAFEGIHSVRISPSPPPSGRAYEVLKAGRSGIAVYSSAVFFGTPSEAEEKGCVVGRLVDLDPEPDPRLEGRGQVGPTLDIDHDVQSRLRSSSLEMREKEIREKGSEILSEQLDAAKKELKLKDKECERLSQVRIQLEQELEELTASLFEEAHRMVREANVKQAGAEKQLKEAQGKIDVLQAEVTVLKSLVLTSTPSAPNRQLHPQLQLSIGGNNRNKSMSGGFPSPPGKPEPPSLPVQPVVKEDREMDSVLYAEFLMWKEHPSLDRSSALMSRIYREDIGPCLSFTRSELSQLVQSAVENNSLTIEPVAMSALPIVKASAIECGGPKKCALSGVSRQCRHRIKLGDKGNYYYISPSSRARITAVCNFSTYIRYIQQGLVRHNAEQMFWEVMRLRREMSVAKLGFFLTEQS; encoded by the exons ATGGATGCTTTCGAGGGAATTCACAGTGTTCGGATTTCCCCCTCTCCGCCGCCGTCCGGTCGAGCCTATGAAGTCCTGAAGGCAGGGAGGTCGGGAATAGCAGTGTATTCCTCTGCTGTGTTCTTTGGGACGCCATCCGAGGCTGAGGAGAAGGGCTGTGTGGTAGGAAG GTTGGTAGATCTGGATCCCGAGCCAGATCCCAGATTGGAGGGAAGAGGCCAGGTTGGGCCCACACTGGATATAGACCATGACGTCCAGTCCCGCCTGCGCAGCTCCTCCTTGGAAATGCGAGAGAAAGAAATTCGCGAAAAAGGCTCGGAGATCCTCAGCGAACAGTTAGATGCTGCAAAGAAG GAACTCAAACTAAAAGATAAAGAATGTGAGCGTCTGTCACAGGTCAGGATTCAGTTGGAGCAAGAACTAGAGGAGCTCACCGCCAGTTTATTTGAG GAGGCTCACAGGATGGTACGCGAGGCAAACGTCAAACAAGCAGGAGCAGAGAAACAACTGAAGGAGGCTCAGGGAAAG ATTGACGTCCTTCAAGCTGAAGTGACGGTGCTCAAGTCTCTGGTGTTGACCTCCACTCCATCCGCGCCCAACCGCCAACTGCATCCTCAGCTGCAGCTCTCCATCGGCGGAAACAATCGCAACAAGAGTATGAGCGGCGGATTCCCGTCCCCACCTGGCAAACCGGAACCTccgtcacttcccgttcagCCCGTGGTCAAAGAGGACCGAGAG ATGGACTCGGTCCTATACGCAGAGTTCCTCATGTGGAAAGAGCATCCGAGTCTAGATCGCTCATCTGCGCTCATGAGTCGCATCTACAGAGAAGACATCGGGCCCTGTCTCTCTTTTACGCGATCTGAG CTGTCCCAGCTGGTGCAGAGCGCCGTCGAAAACAACTCTCTGACTATCGAACCCGTGGCCATGTCAGCGTTACCGATAGTTAAAGCCTCGGCCATCGAATGTGGAGGACCTAA AAAATGTGCGCTAAGCGGCGTGTCGAGACAGTGCAGACATCGCATTAAACTCGGCGATAAGGGCAACTACTACTATATTTCCCCCTCCAGCCGAGCACGG ATCACGGCCGTGTGCAACTTTTCTACATATATCCGCTACATCCAGCAAGGCTTGGTCAGGCATAATG CCGAGCAGATGTTCTGGGAGGTGATGCGACTACGAAGGGAAATGAGTGTGGCCAAGTTGGGTTTTTTCCTCACAGAGCAGAGTTAG